One genomic segment of Candidatus Fusobacterium pullicola includes these proteins:
- the pssA gene encoding CDP-diacylglycerol--serine O-phosphatidyltransferase — MVKRKYIAPNAITAANMFLGYLSITASIKGNFIQAIWFIILAMVCDGLDGKTARKLDAFSEFGKEFDSFCDAISFGLAPSILVYSILMQYASASAFIVPVSFIYALCGVMRLVKFNIITVASNEKGDFSGMPIPNAAAMVCSYYLICYYLQKNFDINLFHLDIFMAITIIAAILMVSTIKFKTPDKSFSFIPKKFAGLFIVIVIVTLKYSLFIVSFFYVIINLMSYVTKIFDNSNDDSDEELVDVVEEKVKIEEDKK, encoded by the coding sequence ATGGTAAAAAGAAAATATATTGCTCCTAATGCAATTACAGCGGCTAATATGTTTTTAGGATATTTAAGTATTACTGCTTCTATTAAAGGAAACTTTATACAAGCAATTTGGTTCATTATATTAGCAATGGTTTGTGATGGATTAGATGGAAAAACAGCAAGAAAGTTAGATGCGTTTAGTGAATTTGGAAAGGAGTTTGACTCATTTTGTGATGCTATATCTTTCGGTTTAGCTCCAAGTATCTTAGTTTATTCAATCTTAATGCAATATGCATCTGCTAGTGCCTTTATTGTACCTGTATCTTTTATCTATGCACTTTGTGGAGTTATGAGACTGGTAAAATTTAACATTATAACTGTGGCTTCAAACGAAAAAGGAGATTTCAGTGGTATGCCAATTCCAAATGCTGCGGCAATGGTTTGTTCATATTACTTAATTTGTTACTATTTACAAAAGAATTTTGATATAAATCTTTTTCATTTAGATATTTTTATGGCAATAACTATAATAGCTGCAATATTAATGGTAAGTACAATAAAGTTTAAAACTCCAGATAAATCATTTTCTTTTATCCCTAAAAAGTTTGCTGGATTATTTATTGTAATAGTTATAGTGACATTAAAATATAGTCTTTTTATTGTATCATTCTTCTATGTTATTATAAACTTAATGAGTTATGTAACTAAGATATTTGACAACTCAAATGATGATAGTGATGAAGAGTTAGTAGATGTAGTCGAAGAAAAAGTTAAAATTGAGGAAGATAAGAAATAG
- a CDS encoding RNA-binding protein, translated as MDRKKFQNMFTEVDEFLIAAICDDIELCEEIEYPVYSKYFYPPQICKKLSELNLGNIEFILCGLNENCEKNMVAITPKSFPKDELMFPVKFFKITNKSKFKPLEHKHYLGTIMSLGVKRELIGDLIVEGNICYGIADDEIFNFLSTNLTEIAKNPVTFEESDKEEIPEFKFQEITDSVSSLRLDNIIAAAINNSRSKSLELIEAGEVSINYTVSKDKSLLLKEGDIISVKKKGKFIFDKLIGENKKGKYKVLIKKFV; from the coding sequence TTGGATAGAAAAAAATTTCAAAATATGTTTACAGAGGTTGATGAATTTTTAATAGCTGCTATTTGTGATGATATTGAACTCTGTGAGGAGATTGAATATCCTGTATATAGCAAGTATTTTTATCCACCTCAAATATGTAAAAAATTATCTGAACTCAATTTAGGAAATATAGAATTTATTTTATGTGGATTAAATGAAAATTGTGAAAAAAATATGGTAGCTATCACGCCAAAATCTTTTCCAAAAGATGAGTTGATGTTCCCAGTAAAATTTTTCAAAATTACTAATAAATCTAAATTTAAACCTCTTGAACATAAGCATTATTTAGGAACTATAATGTCACTTGGAGTTAAAAGGGAGCTTATTGGTGATCTAATTGTAGAAGGTAATATCTGCTATGGAATAGCTGATGATGAGATTTTTAATTTTCTCTCTACAAACCTTACAGAGATTGCTAAAAATCCAGTTACTTTTGAAGAGAGTGATAAAGAGGAGATCCCAGAATTTAAATTTCAAGAGATTACCGATAGTGTTAGCTCGCTGAGATTGGATAATATAATAGCTGCAGCTATTAATAATTCAAGGAGTAAAAGTTTAGAGTTAATAGAAGCTGGAGAAGTTTCTATTAATTATACTGTCTCTAAAGATAAAAGTTTATTATTAAAAGAAGGGGATATCATAAGTGTAAAAAAGAAAGGAAAATTTATTTTTGATAAACTGATTGGAGAAAATAAAAAGGGGAAATACAAAGTTTTAATAAAAAAGTTTGTATAA
- a CDS encoding GNAT family N-acetyltransferase, translated as MYIIYNLDELKNNFGNLSNIDNEFIEDKNGLYFVIKSQDTLIGYILVNESRENYLIRRIFVKSDMRYKSYGMKLIKFLVNHGVEQKKEKILCKDLSKQEFFKKNGFKENGDTLEINNIQRETLRMKEGKKVVISSILQNIFLATIKILGGIYGGSRALISDGINSLADVGSSFAILLGIYFSNKPADEEHPYGHEKIESIIGNMLGVFLLLTAFELGKSSVELLIKGEYTTTPSYTTIIWAFISMVVKFFMYRYKLKVGQATDNSALIADAKDSKSDVYSSGGVIIGILLSIWISPIFDILVSLIVALLIFKEGISVIFETSNLILDKQDDEFIKELENYLAENDSIKNVHDIFMRKSGDKIFLSMHIRVPKDMTVYEAHHLIDSIREGIILDFENVKDVMIHVDYLY; from the coding sequence ATGTATATAATCTATAATTTAGATGAGTTAAAAAATAATTTTGGGAATCTTTCAAATATTGATAATGAGTTTATAGAAGATAAAAATGGACTATATTTTGTGATAAAATCTCAAGATACACTTATTGGTTATATATTAGTAAATGAAAGTAGAGAGAACTACTTAATTAGAAGAATTTTTGTAAAAAGTGATATGAGATATAAATCTTATGGAATGAAGCTTATAAAGTTCCTAGTCAATCATGGAGTGGAGCAGAAAAAGGAAAAGATTTTATGTAAAGATCTCTCAAAACAGGAATTTTTTAAAAAGAATGGATTCAAAGAAAATGGAGATACACTTGAAATAAATAATATTCAAAGAGAAACCTTGAGAATGAAAGAGGGAAAAAAAGTTGTAATCTCATCTATTTTACAGAATATATTTTTAGCAACTATTAAAATTTTAGGTGGAATTTATGGTGGATCTCGAGCTTTAATTTCTGATGGAATTAACTCTTTAGCAGATGTTGGTAGTTCCTTTGCAATCTTATTAGGAATATATTTTAGTAATAAACCAGCTGATGAAGAGCATCCATATGGTCATGAAAAAATAGAGAGTATCATTGGAAATATGTTAGGAGTTTTTCTTCTTCTTACTGCCTTTGAGTTGGGAAAAAGTAGTGTAGAACTTTTAATTAAAGGTGAATATACCACTACTCCATCATACACTACTATTATTTGGGCTTTTATATCAATGGTTGTAAAGTTTTTTATGTATAGATATAAATTAAAAGTTGGGCAAGCTACTGATAATAGTGCCTTAATAGCTGATGCTAAAGACAGTAAAAGTGATGTATATTCTTCCGGTGGAGTTATTATAGGAATACTGTTATCTATTTGGATATCCCCTATCTTTGATATCCTTGTGAGTTTAATTGTCGCTCTATTAATTTTTAAAGAGGGAATATCAGTAATTTTTGAAACATCCAATCTTATTCTTGATAAGCAAGATGATGAGTTTATTAAAGAACTTGAAAATTATCTAGCCGAAAATGATAGTATAAAGAATGTTCATGATATATTTATGAGAAAATCTGGAGATAAAATATTTCTTTCTATGCATATTAGAGTTCCTAAAGATATGACAGTGTATGAAGCTCATCATTTAATAGACAGTATTAGAGAAGGGATAATTCTAGATTTTGAAAATGTCAAAGATGTTATGATTCATGTTGATTACCTATATTAA